The genomic interval GCTGCTGGTATGCGACCATGCGTCCCGCGCCATTCCACGGTCGCTCGGCGACCTCGGTCTGCCGGAGGAGCAGCTCTGCCGCCACATCGCCTATGACATCGGCGCTGCCGAAGTGACGCGGCGGCTGGCGGCGCGATTCGGCGCCACAGCAGTGCTGTCGGGCTTCTCGCGGCTCGTCATAGATCCGAATCGGGCGCTGGAGGATCCCACCGCCATTCCGGTGGTCAGCGACGACGTGGTGATCCCCGGCAACCGCGCGCTCGATGCCGAGGCCCAGGCCCAGCGGGTGGAGGCGCTGTTCAAGCCCTACCACGCCGCGGTTGCGGCGGCGGTGGTGGCGATCCGATCCCGTGGGCAGGTGCCGGTGCTGGTGTCCGTGCACAGCTTCACGCCCGCGATGCGCGGGGTGGCACGGCCCTGGCACATCGGCGTGCTGTGGGACAACGATCCCCGCCTGCCGGTGCCGCTGATCGGGGCGCTGAAGGCCGACGGCCGCTGGTGCGTCGGCGACAACCAGCCCTATTCCGGTCGCGGCACGCTGGGCGGCACGGTGGAAACCCATGCCACCCCCGCCGGCTACCCCAACGTGCTGCTGGAGGTGCGGCAGGACCTGATCGCCACGCCGGAAGGCGCCGATCTGTGGGCGCAGGTGATCGGCGATGCGTTGGAACCGTTGCTGTCCCTGCCGTCGCTGACCGCCATCCACCATTACCCCCGGGCCTGACGAGCTATGGAACGCGCCGTGACCGAACCGTCCTTCACCCTCGGCCTGGAAGAGGAATATCTGCTGGTCGACCGCGGCACGCGCGACATCGTGCCGAGCCCGCCGGACGAGATGCTGGAAGCCTGCCAGGAGCAGGCGCCCGGCCGCATCCATCCCGAGTTCCTGCGCTGCCAGATCGAGGTGGGAACGCCGGTCTGCGAGACGCTGGAGGAGGCACGGGCCGAACTGGCGGCGCTGCGCGGCACGGTGGCCGGTGTCGCCGACCGCTATGGGCTGGCGCCGATCGCCGCCTCCACCCATCCCTTCGCCGCGTGGGAGCCGCAGAAGCACACCAACCGCGACCGCTACAACATGCTGGCCCGCGACCTGGGTGCACCTGCCCGCCGGCTGATGATCTGCG from Azospirillum sp. TSH100 carries:
- a CDS encoding N-formylglutamate amidohydrolase, producing MLGPDDPPPATTLNPDAGGPLLLVCDHASRAIPRSLGDLGLPEEQLCRHIAYDIGAAEVTRRLAARFGATAVLSGFSRLVIDPNRALEDPTAIPVVSDDVVIPGNRALDAEAQAQRVEALFKPYHAAVAAAVVAIRSRGQVPVLVSVHSFTPAMRGVARPWHIGVLWDNDPRLPVPLIGALKADGRWCVGDNQPYSGRGTLGGTVETHATPAGYPNVLLEVRQDLIATPEGADLWAQVIGDALEPLLSLPSLTAIHHYPRA